From a region of the Osmia lignaria lignaria isolate PbOS001 chromosome 10, iyOsmLign1, whole genome shotgun sequence genome:
- the LOC117611805 gene encoding putative multidrug resistance-associated protein lethal(2)03659 isoform X1 → MDKSEKKEVKNPCENANPLSILTFWWILKLFIIGYKKELKEEDLYSPLKEDKSSYLGQRIVKNWEIEVKRHEKRKDSPKPSLFRVLYKCFGKAVMNTGLALFVLEFGIRIVNPFLLAKLLRYFSGNRKDWTSDVYYYAAAFSLLPLLDAVILHWSLQNLMHVGMKVRVACCTLIYRKILKLSNAVLENETSAGQMVNFLSNDVNRLDYFVFSIHYLWIGPLQVFLISYLIYREIGLGAITGMTTFLLCIPLQLYFGKKVSRLTLVSAQKTDNRLRLMNQIIAGVEIIKMYVWEVPYSLLVEKARRKEVDVIKKYSIVEQLGLTFDIYVPRVSLFITILTYVLTGNTIDAEKVFMITAFYTILRSSMTVGFALSVHQLAEAMVSIRRLEKFMMHPEIAAPPKVQNQVATQSLPVYLKNVTARWDETRDYTLQNVDLTIRAGSFVAVIGQIGSGKSSLLQAILGELPLQEGTLESYGKIRFADQRPWIFASSIRQNILFGEPMNEKRYNQVINVCQLRTDIDTFTHKDRTMVGERGMNLSGGQRARINLARAVYADADIYLLDDPLSAVDSHVGSRIVDECICGFLRDKTRILVTHQIQYLKSADQIIVMNNGIIQAKGSFEELQRMSLDFMKIFKEVEENKKNKEPEVISDERQTIVEEETKKEEEPAVSDEEPVELAETRTVGRISSTVFLSYWKASRNLCLLVLMVILFIASQIMASGSDYLLAFWVNTEAASWFKTENGTRTFQWNGSLSRDGIIYLWSGLTMGVVLVYMFQTFTYYGVCMRASKNLHAQMFRSIVRAAMYFYNTNPAGRILNRFSKDIGVIDKKLPFTMFDVTIMFLTFIGTIVIVGTVSVWLLIPTFIVILLFYYMRVIYISTSRSVKRMEGTTRSPVFDHVGATLQGLTTIRAFKAEKVVTADFDNHQDLHTSTWFIFISISRAFGLYIEWFCLIYVGLITVIFLLFDDLAVAGNIGLVITQITAITGILQWGMRQTAELENHMTSIERVLEYSNLDEEPFLDSTPDKKPPNDWPNQGLVEFKNVKLKYGPKSPYVLKGINFVVKAKEKVGVVGRTGAGKTSLISALFRLAYIEGEIIVDDIPTDRVALHDFRLKISIIPQEPVLFGGSLRRNLDPFDEYSDNDLWAALQEVELKESISEMAAGLNSKVAEEGSNFSVGQRQLLCLVRALVRNNKIMVLDEATANVDPQTDSLIQKTVRKKFMHCTVFTIAHRLNTIMDSDKILVMDQGHLVEYDHPYVLLQRKGYFYNMVQETGSTMAYSLSEIAKNAFYKNNQVSS, encoded by the exons GTGGATCCTTAAGTTGTTCATTATCGGTTACAAAAAGGAATTGAAAGAAGAAGATTTGTATTCTCCATTGAAAGAGGACAAGAGTAGTTACCTGGGTCAACGTATCGTGAAAAATTGGGAGATTGAAGTGAAACGACACGAGAAAAGAAAGGACAGCCCTAAACCGAGCTTATTTAGGGTACTCTACAAATGCTTCGGTAAAGCTGTCATGAACACTGGACTAGCGCTATTTGTTCTAGAATTCGGCATACG GATCGTAAATCCATTCCTTCTTGCCAAATTACTCCGTTACTTTTCTGGAAATAGAAAAGACTGGACCAGCGATGTATACTATTATGCTGCAGCTTTTTCTCTACTGCCTTTGCTAGATGCTGTGATTTTACATTGGTCCCTACAAAACTTGATGCACGTAGGAATGAAAGTTAGGGTGGCTTGTTGTACTTTGATATacagaaagatattaaaattatccaATGCCGTTCTTGAGAATGAAACGTCTGCTGGACAG ATGGTCAATTTCCTGAGCAACGATGTTAATCGTCTCGATTATTTCGTTTTTAGTATTCATTATTTATGGATTGGTCCACTGCAAGTTTTTCTAATATCCTATCTAATATATCGTGAAATAGGCCTCGGTGCCATTACTGGAATGACGACGTTTTTATTATGTATACCATTGCAAT TGTATTTTGGAAAAAAGGTATCACGTTTAACTCTTGTATCGGCTCAGAAGACTGACAATAGATTAAGATTGATGAACCAAATAATAGCTGGTGTAGAAATAATCAAGATGTACGTCTGGGAGGTACCGTATTCTCTTCTTGTCGAAAAGGCTAGACG GAAAGAAGTGGACGTGATAAAGAAATACTCGATCGTCGAACAATTGGGTTTAACGTTTGATATATACGTTCCTCGAGTCAgcttatttattacaatattaacGTACGTTTTAACCGGTAACACCATCGATGCCGAGAAAGTATTTATGATAACAGCGTTTTATACCATTTTACGAAGTTCTATGACCGTTGGATTTGCTCtaa GTGTTCATCAATTAGCAGAAGCAATGGTGTCCATCAGGCGTCTAGAGAAATTCATGATGCATCCTGAAATAGCTGCTCCACCAAAGGTACAGAATCAAGTAGCCACCCAATCTCTGCCCGTATACTTGAAAAACGTAACTGCCAGATGGGACGAGACCAGAGACTATACCTTGCAAAATGTTGATTTAACGATACGAGCAGGTAGCTTCGTAGCGGTAATCGGTCAGATTGGTTCGGGAAAGAGTAGTCTATTGCAAGCGATACTCGGTGAGTTACCATTACAAGAGGGTACCTTAGAAAGTTACGGCAAGATTAGATTCGCCGACCAAAGGCCATGGATCTTCGCCTCCTCCATCCGGCAAAACATTCTCTTCGGTGAACCGATGAACGAGAAGCGTTACAACCAAGTGATCAATGTCTGTCAATTGAGAACCGACATAGATACGTTCACGCATAAGGACAGAACGATGGTCGGCGAGAGGGGAATGAATTTAAGTGGTGGTCAACGAGCTAGAATCAATTTGGCACGTGCTGTTTATGCCGATGCTGATATTTATCTTCTCGATGATCCTCTGTCGGCAGTTGACTCGCACGTCGGTAGTCGCATCGTGGACGAATGCATATGCGGTTTCCTTCGAGACAAAACTCGAATTCTAGTCACTCATCAAATACAGTACTTAAAATCTGCTGATCAGATCATCGTGATGAATAATGGTATTATACAAGCAAAGGGTAGCTTCGAGGAGCTTCAAAGAATGAGCCTAGACTTTATGAAGATCTTTAAAGAagtggaagaaaataaaaagaacaaagaaCCTGAAGTTATAAGCGACGAGAGGCAAACTATCGTCGAAGAAGAGACGAAGAAAGAGGAGGAACCAGCTGTGTCCGACGAAGAGCCTGTCGAACTGGCTGAAACGAGAACTGTCGGCAGAATTTCTAGCACAGTTTTTCTATCGTACTGGAAAGCAAGTCGAAATCTCTGTTTACTCGTTCTGATGGTCATTCTATTTATTGCAAGCCAAATAATGGCAAGCGGTAGCGACTACTTGCTTGCCTTCTGGGTAAACACGGAAGCAGCTTCCTGGTTTAAAACCGAGAACGGAACGAGGACTTTTCAATGGAACGGCTCGCTATCTCGCgatggaattatttatttatggaGCGGTTTAACGATGGGCGTCGTCCTCGTCTACATGTTCCAAACGTTCACCTACTATGGGGTCTGCATGCGTGCTTCGAAAAATTTACACGCACAAATGTTCCGCAGCATAGTTCGTGCTGCTATGTACTTTTACAACACAAATCCTGCTGGTCGTATATTAAACAG GTTTTCCAAAGACATCGGTGTCATTGATAAAAAGCTGCCTTTTACCATGTTCGACGTTACAATCATGTTCTTAACTTTTATTGGAACAATAGTGATCGTTGGAACTGTCAGCGTATGGTTGCTAATACCAACATTCATCGTTATACTACTTTTCTACTACATGCGGGTCATTTATATTTCAACTAGTCGTTCGGTTAAACGTATGGAGGGTACAA CACGTTCACCGGTATTCGATCACGTCGGTGCAACTCTCCAAGGTCTGACGACGATCAGAGCGTTCAAAGCTGAAAAGGTAGTGACTGCAGATTTCGACAATCATCAGGACCTTCACACGTCCACTTGGTTCATATTTATATCCATCTCGCGAGCTTTCGGTCTCTACATAGAGTGGTTCTGTCTGATCTACGTAGGACTGATCACAGTCATATTTCTATTGTTCGATGATCTCGCTGTTGCTGGGAATATCGGTTTGGTAATTACACAGATTACAGCGATCACTGGTATTTTGCAATGGGGTATGAGACAGACCGCCGAATTAGAAAATCATATGACTTCCATTGAAAGAGTCTTAGAGTATAGTAATCTGGATGAAGAACCCTTCTTAGACAGCACACCGGACAAAAAGCCTCCAAACGATTGGCCTAATCAGGGCTTGGTAGAGTTCAAGAATGTGAAATTAAAGTATGGACCTAAGAGTCCATACGTGTTAAAAGGTATAAACTTTGTGGTGAAAGCCAAAGAGAAAGTCGGTGTCGTTGGAAGAACCGGGGCTGGAAAAACTTCTTTGATCAGTGCTCTATTTCGTCTGGCGTACATAGAAGGAGAGATCATTGTGGACGATATACCTACAGATAGAGTTGCGCTGCACGATTTCCGTTTAAAAATCAGTATTATACCGCAAGAACCAGTCCTGTTTGGTGGTAGTCTTCGAAGAAATCTAGACCCCTTTGATGAATATTCTGACAACGATTTATGGGCGGCACTGCAAGAAGTAGAATTGAAGGAAAGTATCTCAGAAATGGCAGCAGGTTTAAATAGTAAAGTAGCCGAGGAGGGATCAAATTTTAGCGTTGGTCAACGTCAATTACTATGCCTTGTTAGAGCACTcgttagaaataataaaataatggtTCTCGATGAAGCCACTGCCAATGTTGATCCACAAACTGATTCCTTGATTCAAAAGACTGTTAGGAAAAAGTTTATGCATTGTACTGTATTCACTATAGCGCATAGATTAAATACCATAATGGATAGCGATAAAATACTTGTGATGGACCAAGGTCATTTAGTG GAATACGATCATCCCTATGTTCTATTGCAAAGGAAAGGTTATTTTTACAATATGGTGCAAGAAACAGGTTCTACAATGGCCTACAGTTTATCCGAAATCGCAAAGAAT gctTTCTACAAGAACAACCAAGTATCATCTTGA
- the LOC117611805 gene encoding putative multidrug resistance-associated protein lethal(2)03659 isoform X2, translating into MLRIVNPFLLAKLLRYFSGNRKDWTSDVYYYAAAFSLLPLLDAVILHWSLQNLMHVGMKVRVACCTLIYRKILKLSNAVLENETSAGQMVNFLSNDVNRLDYFVFSIHYLWIGPLQVFLISYLIYREIGLGAITGMTTFLLCIPLQLYFGKKVSRLTLVSAQKTDNRLRLMNQIIAGVEIIKMYVWEVPYSLLVEKARRKEVDVIKKYSIVEQLGLTFDIYVPRVSLFITILTYVLTGNTIDAEKVFMITAFYTILRSSMTVGFALSVHQLAEAMVSIRRLEKFMMHPEIAAPPKVQNQVATQSLPVYLKNVTARWDETRDYTLQNVDLTIRAGSFVAVIGQIGSGKSSLLQAILGELPLQEGTLESYGKIRFADQRPWIFASSIRQNILFGEPMNEKRYNQVINVCQLRTDIDTFTHKDRTMVGERGMNLSGGQRARINLARAVYADADIYLLDDPLSAVDSHVGSRIVDECICGFLRDKTRILVTHQIQYLKSADQIIVMNNGIIQAKGSFEELQRMSLDFMKIFKEVEENKKNKEPEVISDERQTIVEEETKKEEEPAVSDEEPVELAETRTVGRISSTVFLSYWKASRNLCLLVLMVILFIASQIMASGSDYLLAFWVNTEAASWFKTENGTRTFQWNGSLSRDGIIYLWSGLTMGVVLVYMFQTFTYYGVCMRASKNLHAQMFRSIVRAAMYFYNTNPAGRILNRFSKDIGVIDKKLPFTMFDVTIMFLTFIGTIVIVGTVSVWLLIPTFIVILLFYYMRVIYISTSRSVKRMEGTTRSPVFDHVGATLQGLTTIRAFKAEKVVTADFDNHQDLHTSTWFIFISISRAFGLYIEWFCLIYVGLITVIFLLFDDLAVAGNIGLVITQITAITGILQWGMRQTAELENHMTSIERVLEYSNLDEEPFLDSTPDKKPPNDWPNQGLVEFKNVKLKYGPKSPYVLKGINFVVKAKEKVGVVGRTGAGKTSLISALFRLAYIEGEIIVDDIPTDRVALHDFRLKISIIPQEPVLFGGSLRRNLDPFDEYSDNDLWAALQEVELKESISEMAAGLNSKVAEEGSNFSVGQRQLLCLVRALVRNNKIMVLDEATANVDPQTDSLIQKTVRKKFMHCTVFTIAHRLNTIMDSDKILVMDQGHLVEYDHPYVLLQRKGYFYNMVQETGSTMAYSLSEIAKNAFYKNNQVSS; encoded by the exons ATGCTTCG GATCGTAAATCCATTCCTTCTTGCCAAATTACTCCGTTACTTTTCTGGAAATAGAAAAGACTGGACCAGCGATGTATACTATTATGCTGCAGCTTTTTCTCTACTGCCTTTGCTAGATGCTGTGATTTTACATTGGTCCCTACAAAACTTGATGCACGTAGGAATGAAAGTTAGGGTGGCTTGTTGTACTTTGATATacagaaagatattaaaattatccaATGCCGTTCTTGAGAATGAAACGTCTGCTGGACAG ATGGTCAATTTCCTGAGCAACGATGTTAATCGTCTCGATTATTTCGTTTTTAGTATTCATTATTTATGGATTGGTCCACTGCAAGTTTTTCTAATATCCTATCTAATATATCGTGAAATAGGCCTCGGTGCCATTACTGGAATGACGACGTTTTTATTATGTATACCATTGCAAT TGTATTTTGGAAAAAAGGTATCACGTTTAACTCTTGTATCGGCTCAGAAGACTGACAATAGATTAAGATTGATGAACCAAATAATAGCTGGTGTAGAAATAATCAAGATGTACGTCTGGGAGGTACCGTATTCTCTTCTTGTCGAAAAGGCTAGACG GAAAGAAGTGGACGTGATAAAGAAATACTCGATCGTCGAACAATTGGGTTTAACGTTTGATATATACGTTCCTCGAGTCAgcttatttattacaatattaacGTACGTTTTAACCGGTAACACCATCGATGCCGAGAAAGTATTTATGATAACAGCGTTTTATACCATTTTACGAAGTTCTATGACCGTTGGATTTGCTCtaa GTGTTCATCAATTAGCAGAAGCAATGGTGTCCATCAGGCGTCTAGAGAAATTCATGATGCATCCTGAAATAGCTGCTCCACCAAAGGTACAGAATCAAGTAGCCACCCAATCTCTGCCCGTATACTTGAAAAACGTAACTGCCAGATGGGACGAGACCAGAGACTATACCTTGCAAAATGTTGATTTAACGATACGAGCAGGTAGCTTCGTAGCGGTAATCGGTCAGATTGGTTCGGGAAAGAGTAGTCTATTGCAAGCGATACTCGGTGAGTTACCATTACAAGAGGGTACCTTAGAAAGTTACGGCAAGATTAGATTCGCCGACCAAAGGCCATGGATCTTCGCCTCCTCCATCCGGCAAAACATTCTCTTCGGTGAACCGATGAACGAGAAGCGTTACAACCAAGTGATCAATGTCTGTCAATTGAGAACCGACATAGATACGTTCACGCATAAGGACAGAACGATGGTCGGCGAGAGGGGAATGAATTTAAGTGGTGGTCAACGAGCTAGAATCAATTTGGCACGTGCTGTTTATGCCGATGCTGATATTTATCTTCTCGATGATCCTCTGTCGGCAGTTGACTCGCACGTCGGTAGTCGCATCGTGGACGAATGCATATGCGGTTTCCTTCGAGACAAAACTCGAATTCTAGTCACTCATCAAATACAGTACTTAAAATCTGCTGATCAGATCATCGTGATGAATAATGGTATTATACAAGCAAAGGGTAGCTTCGAGGAGCTTCAAAGAATGAGCCTAGACTTTATGAAGATCTTTAAAGAagtggaagaaaataaaaagaacaaagaaCCTGAAGTTATAAGCGACGAGAGGCAAACTATCGTCGAAGAAGAGACGAAGAAAGAGGAGGAACCAGCTGTGTCCGACGAAGAGCCTGTCGAACTGGCTGAAACGAGAACTGTCGGCAGAATTTCTAGCACAGTTTTTCTATCGTACTGGAAAGCAAGTCGAAATCTCTGTTTACTCGTTCTGATGGTCATTCTATTTATTGCAAGCCAAATAATGGCAAGCGGTAGCGACTACTTGCTTGCCTTCTGGGTAAACACGGAAGCAGCTTCCTGGTTTAAAACCGAGAACGGAACGAGGACTTTTCAATGGAACGGCTCGCTATCTCGCgatggaattatttatttatggaGCGGTTTAACGATGGGCGTCGTCCTCGTCTACATGTTCCAAACGTTCACCTACTATGGGGTCTGCATGCGTGCTTCGAAAAATTTACACGCACAAATGTTCCGCAGCATAGTTCGTGCTGCTATGTACTTTTACAACACAAATCCTGCTGGTCGTATATTAAACAG GTTTTCCAAAGACATCGGTGTCATTGATAAAAAGCTGCCTTTTACCATGTTCGACGTTACAATCATGTTCTTAACTTTTATTGGAACAATAGTGATCGTTGGAACTGTCAGCGTATGGTTGCTAATACCAACATTCATCGTTATACTACTTTTCTACTACATGCGGGTCATTTATATTTCAACTAGTCGTTCGGTTAAACGTATGGAGGGTACAA CACGTTCACCGGTATTCGATCACGTCGGTGCAACTCTCCAAGGTCTGACGACGATCAGAGCGTTCAAAGCTGAAAAGGTAGTGACTGCAGATTTCGACAATCATCAGGACCTTCACACGTCCACTTGGTTCATATTTATATCCATCTCGCGAGCTTTCGGTCTCTACATAGAGTGGTTCTGTCTGATCTACGTAGGACTGATCACAGTCATATTTCTATTGTTCGATGATCTCGCTGTTGCTGGGAATATCGGTTTGGTAATTACACAGATTACAGCGATCACTGGTATTTTGCAATGGGGTATGAGACAGACCGCCGAATTAGAAAATCATATGACTTCCATTGAAAGAGTCTTAGAGTATAGTAATCTGGATGAAGAACCCTTCTTAGACAGCACACCGGACAAAAAGCCTCCAAACGATTGGCCTAATCAGGGCTTGGTAGAGTTCAAGAATGTGAAATTAAAGTATGGACCTAAGAGTCCATACGTGTTAAAAGGTATAAACTTTGTGGTGAAAGCCAAAGAGAAAGTCGGTGTCGTTGGAAGAACCGGGGCTGGAAAAACTTCTTTGATCAGTGCTCTATTTCGTCTGGCGTACATAGAAGGAGAGATCATTGTGGACGATATACCTACAGATAGAGTTGCGCTGCACGATTTCCGTTTAAAAATCAGTATTATACCGCAAGAACCAGTCCTGTTTGGTGGTAGTCTTCGAAGAAATCTAGACCCCTTTGATGAATATTCTGACAACGATTTATGGGCGGCACTGCAAGAAGTAGAATTGAAGGAAAGTATCTCAGAAATGGCAGCAGGTTTAAATAGTAAAGTAGCCGAGGAGGGATCAAATTTTAGCGTTGGTCAACGTCAATTACTATGCCTTGTTAGAGCACTcgttagaaataataaaataatggtTCTCGATGAAGCCACTGCCAATGTTGATCCACAAACTGATTCCTTGATTCAAAAGACTGTTAGGAAAAAGTTTATGCATTGTACTGTATTCACTATAGCGCATAGATTAAATACCATAATGGATAGCGATAAAATACTTGTGATGGACCAAGGTCATTTAGTG GAATACGATCATCCCTATGTTCTATTGCAAAGGAAAGGTTATTTTTACAATATGGTGCAAGAAACAGGTTCTACAATGGCCTACAGTTTATCCGAAATCGCAAAGAAT gctTTCTACAAGAACAACCAAGTATCATCTTGA